The genome window GCTACGCCCTGCGGCCGGACTGCAGCGTGAGTGATAACCAACACGCTCTGCGCTCACAGCCACCGGTCCGCTTGCGACCAGCATGGCGTGCGCAGACCACCCCCTTGGTACAAACCGCAATCGGCGGGGGCCTTGTTCTAAGTTCCAGTAACGGAGAGCAGCTGGGCCGCAACCTATCCGGGACGCTGGCTCAGTTTGCGCTGTGGGAGCCCTCCTGGTTAGAGGCCTCATTGGTGGCTGCCTCGGTCGCGACCATCGGGCTGATGCTATTCGCCTGGGGCAGTTTTCGCCTTTTCCTGAACGTTTTCTCCTTCCGATACGAGCTCGGGGCAGACCGACTGGTTGCGCAGGAAGGTATTATCCGCCGACAACGGCGGTCGATTGATTACCGGCATGCCAGGATTCCCACGCTCAGGCAAGGTTTTATCGACCGCCTACTCAGGATCGGCTCCGTGCACGTCTCCTCAGCCGGGACCGGGGACTCTGGAGAGGTCCACCTGCGCGACATCAAAAACCCCCAGACCATCCTCGACGAAATTCAAACCCGCATTGATGCCGCTACTAGAGGAGCTTGGCGATGAGCCGTGGAAGTTTCGCGACCATCTGCAGTGAGCAACAACCTTTGGCCGCGTGTAGCAGCTCGCAGAAACCAGGCGGGCTTCGAGGCCAGGCACGTATGACCATCCAAACACGGCAGGCTCAGCGTTTGGTGCATGGCCGCAGTCGCCGCCAGGAGCCGCATAAAGCCGAGATCATAGGCCTGACTCGCTTCGCCACACTCATGCGAGGCATCTGGAACGCGGCCAGCAGAGATGACCCATGGGCAGACTGGCTTCTGCTCCAAACTCACGAGGCCGTACAAGAGAATCGACAAGGCCTTGAAGCTTTGCGCGAGCAGATGGATCAGGCCCTGCAATCGATGCCAGCGGTCGAGATCGAACTTGCTGAAAGCCTCCGACCGATCCAGGTCCCTCTGTCCTTCACTTCGCCTTACGGGTACATGGGCGCCTATCTAATCGCCGAGTTCGACCAGTACGCGAGAGCCGTGCTTACGGCGCGCCATGTCGGGCTACTGAGTCGCGACGACAGCGAGCGACGCCTCTATGAAGGGGGACGCCTTGTTCGCGGGGTGTTCCACATCCCGCAGGGCTGGCGCTACCGTGCGGTCAAACGCCCCGACCTAGAACAACCCACACCCGCTGCACAGCAGATGATCGAGGAATGGGGCGAACCACCGCGGGCGATCATCGAAGGCACGCTGCGTGCCGAGGTTGCACCGGCAATCCAGGCCGATCAGGCAGCGGCCGATAACGATGTCACTTAGCGCCTCGCCCCACCGGAAGGGGGGGGGGTGCACGTAGCACCCCCACATCCTTATGCATCAGCCGGTAACGATAAGCGTCTTAGGGGGTGCACGTAGCACCCCCTGGTCACCCATCATGACTGGCCACCATGCGCCGTGATCCCAGATGCATGGTCCAATGAGGGCGGGTTGAGTCACCGACTGCGACTACCACCCCTTTTAAAGGGCCCTTTAAGGGTAAGGGAGGCGTTGGATCCATGATCGAGCTCGACGCACCGGACGCTATCGAACAGGCTCGTAAGCGGTCAGCCGAGCTGGAGAAGAGCTTGCTCTGCACCTGCGAAGAGATGAGGGCCCTCGTAGAACGATTTCGGCGTCAGTGGCCGACCCAGCCCAGGCCGATCTACCCCGGCATCCATGCCAGCGGCAACGAACGGGCCCCGGTGATCCGCTGGCGCCTCGGAGGCACCAGGGAGTCTCGACAATCCTGGCTCAGCTTTACCTCGGAGCAGGTCCAAGAACACTTGGAACACCAGAACGTCCCACAGCTGACTCGTCTCGCGTGGCTCAGCATTGACCGCGAGGCCCAGCGACTCAATACCCGGGCCAGCGTCGCGAACGCCGAGTTGCGCATGCTGAAGCGCTTCGCCGAGCACATGGCTCAGCTCGATGCGCTAGAGCGAAATTGGTCATCGCAGTGAACGTTTTTTGACCCGCGAATTGGCACATCCTCCCAGACTGGGTAACCACCACCCAGCAGGAGGACGCAGCCATGGCCAATTTCTTCCGTGGCCGAGGCAATCTTGGTGCGACACCCACCTTGCGCCACGCCCAGGACACACCAGTTGCCAACCTGCGGGTCTACTTCGATCGACCCATCCCCGACGGCGAAGGTGGCTTTAACGAGCGCGGTGGCTTCTGGGCCAACGTGAGCCTCTGGGGCTCCCGCGCCGAAACCGCAGCCCGACTCCTGCCCAAGGGCACGCGGGTTGCTGTCGAAGGTGAGCTTTTCGAGTCGCAATGGGTGGACAAGGAGACCGGCGAGGAGCGTCGCCAACTGGAGATCCGCGCCCGCCACGTTGACCCGGATCTGGGAAGGATCGACTCCCTCACCATACGCCGCCGACATAACGCCCAAGAGGAGAACACCTC of Halorhodospira halophila contains these proteins:
- a CDS encoding PH domain-containing protein gives rise to the protein MILNHRQQPWTKAEATHIRHVLHRFSGTRFTLVEHGNGYALRPDCSVSDNQHALRSQPPVRLRPAWRAQTTPLVQTAIGGGLVLSSSNGEQLGRNLSGTLAQFALWEPSWLEASLVAASVATIGLMLFAWGSFRLFLNVFSFRYELGADRLVAQEGIIRRQRRSIDYRHARIPTLRQGFIDRLLRIGSVHVSSAGTGDSGEVHLRDIKNPQTILDEIQTRIDAATRGAWR
- a CDS encoding PFL_4669 family integrating conjugative element protein, with the protein product MSRGSFATICSEQQPLAACSSSQKPGGLRGQARMTIQTRQAQRLVHGRSRRQEPHKAEIIGLTRFATLMRGIWNAASRDDPWADWLLLQTHEAVQENRQGLEALREQMDQALQSMPAVEIELAESLRPIQVPLSFTSPYGYMGAYLIAEFDQYARAVLTARHVGLLSRDDSERRLYEGGRLVRGVFHIPQGWRYRAVKRPDLEQPTPAAQQMIEEWGEPPRAIIEGTLRAEVAPAIQADQAAADNDVT
- the ssb gene encoding single-stranded DNA-binding protein is translated as MANFFRGRGNLGATPTLRHAQDTPVANLRVYFDRPIPDGEGGFNERGGFWANVSLWGSRAETAARLLPKGTRVAVEGELFESQWVDKETGEERRQLEIRARHVDPDLGRIDSLTIRRRHNAQEENTSDSDGAVANAPGSANTS